One genomic region from Skermania piniformis encodes:
- the upp gene encoding uracil phosphoribosyltransferase yields MRTVVVNHPLAATLLTTMRDERSDNAAFRAALSGLTSMLVYEAMRSAAVEEFEVRTPVAPARGYRIARPPLLVPVLRAGLGMVSQASALIPESRVGFVGVARDEATHQPVPYLESLPADLTDQVVFVLDPMLATGGSLRYTVSLLADRGATDITAICVIAAPAGIAALDESGLPVRLVVGVIDERLDDAAFIVPGLGDAGDRQFGPR; encoded by the coding sequence ATGCGTACCGTCGTGGTAAATCACCCACTCGCCGCCACCCTGCTCACCACGATGCGCGACGAGCGGTCGGACAATGCGGCTTTCCGGGCCGCGTTGTCGGGGTTGACCAGCATGCTCGTCTACGAGGCGATGCGATCGGCGGCGGTCGAGGAGTTCGAGGTCCGAACGCCGGTTGCGCCGGCGCGGGGCTATCGGATCGCCCGGCCGCCCCTGCTGGTCCCGGTGCTGCGGGCGGGTCTCGGCATGGTGAGTCAGGCGAGCGCGCTGATTCCCGAGTCCCGGGTCGGCTTCGTCGGGGTGGCGCGGGACGAGGCCACCCACCAGCCGGTGCCGTACCTGGAGTCACTGCCGGCGGACCTCACCGATCAGGTGGTCTTCGTGCTCGACCCGATGCTCGCCACCGGCGGTTCGCTGCGGTACACGGTCTCGTTGCTGGCCGATCGGGGCGCCACCGATATCACGGCGATCTGCGTGATCGCGGCGCCGGCGGGGATCGCTGCGCTCGACGAGTCCGGGCTACCGGTCCGGTTGGTGGTCGGCGTGATCGACGAACGGCTCGACGACGCCGCCTTCATCGTGCCCGGCCTGGGCGACGCCGGTGACCGGCAG
- a CDS encoding type VII secretion target, with protein sequence MSDLSADVDGLVAFGTSVNGHGAELAAAAAAVAAAGPELLTPVFGAIGADFVAAFGTAHAGQVGALTRLAEIYHGVATTATTNAAGYAGTDRATTAALAGIR encoded by the coding sequence ATGTCGGATCTGTCGGCGGATGTGGACGGGCTGGTCGCGTTCGGCACGTCCGTGAACGGGCACGGAGCCGAGCTCGCCGCAGCCGCTGCCGCGGTGGCAGCAGCGGGGCCGGAGTTGTTGACGCCGGTGTTCGGCGCGATCGGAGCGGACTTCGTCGCTGCATTCGGCACCGCACATGCCGGCCAGGTCGGTGCTCTCACTCGACTCGCCGAGATCTATCACGGCGTGGCCACCACTGCGACGACCAATGCCGCCGGCTACGCCGGAACCGACCGCGCCACGACCGCCGCCCTGGCAGGTATCCGATGA
- a CDS encoding C40 family peptidase: protein MTATFRIGVPELDTLARPITDLLSAFGSGTPGGTDPAEVIRTAAERLDTVHAACATDLGTLDRSWQGSAAAQALDRVAEAQAATAQTAERGTGIAEVVTKAYADLRTATTDLCEILESFRSFAAAAAPALGTPTGLIALVAAACEHLSRALAVVRRVHDQLAQHAMALQALVPPELPTPSGSSDAGRTEAADAHRLRSPDQSDPAAGSTGGVQVALPDGSTATAPNEAAATAVRAALAQQGVPYVWGGNTPGQGLDCSSLTKYAYGEAGIELPRLAQEQGIGHAQVDRSSLAPGDLAVWDGHVAMIVGNGQMVEAGDPVQMSPIRTENSGMQFYGFYRPTA, encoded by the coding sequence ATGACCGCCACGTTCCGGATCGGCGTGCCCGAGCTCGATACCCTCGCCCGGCCGATCACGGATCTGCTGTCGGCTTTCGGGTCGGGCACCCCCGGCGGCACGGACCCGGCCGAGGTCATCCGCACGGCCGCCGAACGGCTCGACACCGTCCACGCCGCCTGCGCCACCGACCTCGGCACCCTGGATCGGTCCTGGCAGGGCAGTGCCGCCGCGCAGGCGCTGGACCGGGTGGCCGAAGCCCAGGCTGCGACGGCACAGACGGCCGAACGCGGCACCGGCATCGCCGAGGTGGTGACCAAGGCCTACGCCGACCTCCGAACGGCGACCACCGACCTGTGCGAAATCCTCGAATCGTTCCGCTCGTTCGCGGCCGCGGCGGCACCCGCACTCGGAACTCCCACCGGACTGATCGCGCTCGTCGCCGCAGCCTGCGAGCATCTCTCTCGTGCGCTGGCGGTGGTGCGCCGGGTGCACGATCAGCTTGCGCAGCACGCAATGGCACTCCAAGCGCTGGTCCCGCCGGAACTACCGACCCCGAGCGGGTCCAGCGACGCCGGCCGGACCGAAGCCGCCGACGCACACCGGCTGCGCTCGCCCGACCAGAGTGATCCCGCCGCCGGCTCGACCGGCGGTGTGCAGGTTGCCTTGCCGGACGGCAGCACCGCGACCGCCCCGAACGAGGCAGCCGCGACCGCGGTGCGCGCCGCACTCGCCCAGCAGGGCGTGCCCTACGTCTGGGGCGGCAACACCCCGGGGCAGGGCCTGGACTGCAGCTCGCTGACCAAATATGCCTACGGCGAAGCCGGGATCGAGCTTCCCCGGCTGGCCCAGGAGCAAGGCATCGGTCACGCCCAGGTCGACCGATCGTCACTCGCTCCCGGCGATCTCGCGGTCTGGGACGGCCACGTCGCGATGATCGTCGGCAACGGTCAGATGGTCGAGGCAGGCGACCCGGTGCAGATGTCCCCGATCCGAACGGAGAACAGCGGAATGCAGTTCTACGGCTTCTACCGACCCACCGCATGA
- a CDS encoding YbaB/EbfC family nucleoid-associated protein produces the protein MSAVPSMNTQAVPSMSTEMDALINRVTAQQEYLEQALDDLGAIRARYASADGAVTAEVAGSGALVGLDLAEAITRRPAAEVGPLIIDTVQQAATLAAVQRDEIMARLQNYIR, from the coding sequence GTGAGTGCTGTGCCGAGCATGAATACCCAGGCGGTGCCGAGCATGAGTACCGAGATGGACGCGCTCATCAATCGCGTGACCGCGCAGCAGGAGTACCTGGAACAGGCGCTCGACGACCTGGGCGCCATCCGGGCCCGGTACGCCAGCGCCGACGGGGCGGTGACCGCCGAAGTCGCCGGTAGCGGCGCATTGGTCGGGCTCGACCTGGCCGAGGCGATCACCCGTCGACCGGCTGCCGAAGTGGGTCCGCTGATCATCGACACCGTGCAGCAGGCGGCGACCCTGGCCGCCGTGCAGCGGGACGAGATCATGGCCCGGCTGCAGAACTACATCCGCTGA
- a CDS encoding primosomal protein produces the protein MASGDIVPIELGLTRGDLVTLRAPRWREGDDEWEAFLGHGDALYGFNSIAELAAFIRSDADNDLVDHPSWRVVTALSAAELEPDDEHSFDLVGVPELAASDPDAEIVTELEDTLEIARSIGEVCELDAVTEFFDGHTILGALPAGMSAFAGREGEALWDRIGAAIADGWDDVLNAIDKVISIPSVPANAVAVAEAELLAADANTVDADDDAEEAAEFETVEDDDPGFWDEVGIDPIKIITTDGQWYTLRCYLDEEPIFLGTDGTITLLRSERALARHLADDHEHDLATVSTYGTVQTAATDGALEIEVTDENIYVLTGLSDDLAVGAEAVDAEQLDLAVELFTDAADYADDDSVEAALAASTPLGWYVSYLLDPDPSRLAPSPPFETESTAWRALEQQFESRLRKI, from the coding sequence ATGGCATCTGGAGACATCGTCCCGATCGAACTCGGTCTGACCCGGGGCGATCTGGTCACCCTGCGGGCGCCCCGCTGGCGCGAGGGCGACGACGAGTGGGAGGCGTTCCTCGGGCACGGCGATGCGCTGTACGGCTTCAATTCGATTGCCGAGCTGGCCGCATTCATCCGATCGGATGCCGACAACGATCTGGTCGACCACCCTTCCTGGCGTGTGGTCACCGCACTGTCGGCTGCCGAACTGGAACCCGACGACGAGCACTCGTTCGACCTGGTAGGGGTACCGGAACTCGCCGCCAGCGATCCGGACGCGGAGATCGTGACCGAACTCGAGGACACCCTGGAGATTGCTCGCTCGATCGGCGAGGTCTGCGAACTCGACGCCGTCACCGAGTTCTTCGATGGGCATACCATCCTCGGCGCGCTGCCGGCCGGGATGAGCGCGTTCGCCGGGCGCGAAGGTGAGGCGCTGTGGGATCGGATCGGCGCCGCGATCGCGGACGGCTGGGACGACGTGCTGAACGCGATCGACAAGGTGATCAGCATCCCGTCGGTGCCGGCGAACGCCGTCGCGGTGGCCGAGGCCGAACTTCTGGCCGCGGATGCGAACACCGTCGACGCCGACGACGACGCCGAGGAGGCCGCGGAGTTCGAGACGGTCGAGGACGACGATCCCGGTTTCTGGGATGAGGTCGGAATCGACCCAATCAAGATCATTACCACCGACGGCCAGTGGTACACCCTGCGTTGCTATCTCGACGAGGAGCCGATCTTCCTCGGTACCGACGGCACCATCACCCTGCTCCGATCCGAGCGCGCCCTGGCCCGGCATCTCGCCGACGACCACGAGCATGATCTGGCCACCGTCAGCACCTACGGCACGGTGCAGACCGCCGCCACCGACGGGGCGCTGGAGATCGAGGTGACCGACGAGAACATCTACGTGCTCACCGGGTTGAGCGACGACCTGGCCGTCGGGGCCGAAGCGGTCGACGCCGAGCAGCTAGATCTGGCGGTCGAATTGTTCACCGATGCGGCCGATTACGCCGACGACGACTCGGTGGAGGCGGCGCTGGCCGCTTCGACTCCACTCGGTTGGTACGTCTCCTACCTGCTCGATCCCGATCCGAGCCGGCTCGCGCCGAGCCCGCCGTTCGAGACCGAGTCCACCGCGTGGCGAGCCTTGGAGCAACAGTTCGAGTCGCGATTGCGCAAGATCTGA